In a single window of the Bactrocera dorsalis isolate Fly_Bdor chromosome 2, ASM2337382v1, whole genome shotgun sequence genome:
- the LOC125776638 gene encoding uncharacterized protein LOC125776638 → MECIDANIYTAAQLREWLKRLGLPTHGNKSALAIRLGDVPAVERGDCPSFAGEEVESVGVGESPLEETAERDLETQNELLTKEVERLKLVIVQLGSGSVVGGAAGVTERDDSANGRASSALNGDVTNVSATYNRQANIQHATINGGGASNDGGALNNGSSASNDGGALNNGSSALNDGGALKDNDALNSDGAVGTVRNEKDSATVRNVGAIPLEMVKDLLPEYEGGPNFNIWIQQLRSAGKVFNLDHSALRAVMISKLKGSARVWLHARPLFITENIDSLVAEMQAVFAPTHNKLLLRKQFEARKWSVGETFQKYYNEKVLLSDPLNMDECELIDHIVEGMPDEQLRNQAYIQCYTTRVQLLQAFGRVELKRDSMQMPRTNVRCFNCNSFGHMAVACRKPKREVGACYGCGSMEHKVATCPTRIQNNRADESPYNAS, encoded by the exons atggagtGCATCGATGCTAATATATATACGGCGGCCCAGTTGCGTGAGTGGTTGAAGCGGTTGGGACTCCCGACTCATGGCAACAAAAGTGCCCTAGCAATAAGGTTGGGCGATGTGCCTGCGGTTGAGCGTGGCGATTGCCCTAGTTTCGCTGGCGAGGAGGTTGAGTCGGTGGGCGTTGGTGAATCACCTTTGGAGGAGACAGCGGAGCGTGATTTGGAGACGCAAAATGAACTCCTGACCAAAGAAGTCGAGCGGTTGAAGCTGGTGATTGTGCAACTTGGATCGGGCAGTGTGGTGGGCGGCGCCGCTGGTGTGACAGAGAGGGATGATTCAGCGAATGGCAGAGCTTCGAGTGCTTTGAATGGCGACGTAACGAATGTCAGCGCAACATATAACAGACAAGCGAACATACAACATGCAACGATTAATGGCGGCGGCGCTTCGAACGACGGCGGCGCATTGAACAACGGCAGCAGCGCTTCGAATGACGGCGGCGCATTGAACAACGGCAGCAGCGCTTTGAACGACGGCGGCGCTTTAAAAGACAATGACGCTTTGAACAGCGATGGCGCTGTAGGTACAGTAAGAAACGAAAAAGATAGCGCTACGGTAAGGAATGTCGGTGCTATACCTTTGGAGATGGTAAAAGATCTGTTACCAGAATACGAAGGTGGGCCGAATTTCAACATATGGATTCAACAGTTAAGAAGTGCTGGAAAAGTTTTTAACCTTGATCATAGCGCGCTGCGCGCTGTAATGATAAGCAAGTTGAAAGGTAGTGCAAGAGTGTGGCTGCACGCGAGACCTCTGTTTATCACCGAAAATATAGACAGCCTTGTTGCAGAAATGCAAGCGGTGTTTGCACCAACACACAACAAGTTGTTGCTGCGAAAACAGTTTGAAGCGCGCAAGTGGTCGGTTGGTGAAACCTTCCAAAAATACtacaatgaaaaagttttactgTCAGATCCGTTGAATATGGATGAATGCGAGCTGATTGACCATATTGTCGAGGGTATGCCGGACGAGCAGTTACGGAATCAGGCATATATCCAATGCTACACTACAAGAGTGCAGCTTCTGCAGGCGTTCGGGAGAGTTGAATTGAAACGTGACTCGATGCAGATGCCTCGCACTAATGTCAGATGTTTCAACTGCAACTCATTTGGACACATGGCCGTGGCATGTCGGAAGCCGAAGCGAGAGGTTGGGGCGTGTTATGGGTGTGGCAGCATGGAGCATAAAGTCGCTACGTGTCCAACGAGGATTCAAAACAACCGTGCAGATGAGAGCCCATAC AATGCCTCATAG